The nucleotide sequence CCTGGTGGTTGCCATCATCGCCTTCATGATCATGAGCCCGCCTCATTCGGTCTGCGACACTCAAGCCGACGCGTTCAAGGAGTTGCAAAAAGGCAACATCTTCCCAACAGACTACAAGAAATCCAAAATTCCGCCGACCGTCGTGCGCGCCAAAGAGGCTTGTCAGCTGGGGAACAGTGCGGGGTCCTGCTATGAATACTTCACCATTCTGCGCGAGGTGGCTGAAGGTGTCGGCAAAGCCTCTGCCGAATGTACCTCCCAGTTGTATGGGATTAACGAAGTTCGTTCCAACTTGAATGATGGGATTGAATTGATGGCGCGTTTGGCCTGGGGAACCAAGCCTCCGGAAATGGGGCTTGAGCGTTTTGGATGGATGCAAGATGCCGAGATCGCGATCTTCTGTCGTTTGAAGAACATCTATACTCGGGCTAACGGGGAAGAGGCGTGGACGAACTTCCGTAAAAAAGTTTATGAAAAATTCCCGGGCGAAGAACTGCCGCCGTCCGCGGATCCGGCTCTTGTTGCTGTCGAGCCTCGTAAGGCCACGCAGGTTCTTTCAGAGCAGGATATCTGGAATCGCAGTTTGTTCTCGGTCCGTTGCGAGGTCTATTAAAGCGACACCACCTCCAGGGACTTCCAGCGAGGTTTTTTGTCGCGGTATTCAAGTTGTCCATACATAGCGAACTGTTCGTCCTGGGTGTTCTGAAGCAGGTAACCCAGGGCCTGGATCTTTTGCAGGCTCCATTCGGCCGGATTCAGGCCAAAAGATTTCAGTTCAGTTTGCAGTTTCAAAAGTTTCAATTCGTTGGTTTCCATTTAAGCCCCCTTAAAAGGTTTCGTTGTTCGGATAACCCCTATTGCAAGGCGGTTGCCGGACAGTTCGGCCTTCAAATCAAAATAAACGGGTGCTGGGCATGCTTCCCCCTTGAGTTGTCTGCGGGGGTGGACTAGCTTCTTGGATATGAGACGAAATGCTTTTCTAGGATATTTGATAGCAGAAGTGATTGTGATCCTGGCAGTAATGGCCTTGTTCAGGGGCATCCCTGATCGTCAGATTGCGGCGACCCTGGCGGGGGTTCTTTTTGTGATGCTGCCAGTCATTTTAATGGTGATGGAGTACCGTCGGGCGGAGCTGGGTCAGTTTGTTTGGTTCGTGGTCGTTATGCAGTTCTGGACCCTGTTTGCGTTACCTATATTAGGTATCAGGCTGATGAACTGGGGCGTGCCGTTTGAGCAGCTGTCATTTATAGGTATTCCGGGGCCGGTGCTGCACCAGTGGTCGAGTAAAAGTTACATGCTGATGATGGCGGCGACGGTCTGGAGCTGGTGGAAAGTCAGCCGGGAGAAGGCTTAAAACGCAAAAAAGCCGGTTTTCACACCGGCTTTTTTGTCTTCCCAATCAGGAAATCAGTACTCTTATTCGTTTCGGATTAGATCTCGAAAGGAACTGGAGAGATTGCTTCTGCTCTATGGAATGTATCGAAAGAGTCAGAACCAGATGGCAATAGAGCCAAGTTACGAGATTTCTTAACTGCTGCTGCTACTCTTTTTTGTTGAGCAACGGACAATTTAGAGATTCTGGATGGAGTGATTTTACCACCGTCACCAATGAAACGAGTCAAAGATGCTGGATCTTTGTAATCGAATACGTGGTCACCAGAGAATTCCTGACGGTATTTGCTACGTGTTGTCTTTTTCATTACTATCCTACTTTCGATTTCCTGTTGGTTAGCGAGTTCTTGTGTATACGAGAAAAAACAGTTGCCATCAAGTGTCTTTTTACTTTATATGGTTGTTTCTTGTTTTTCGCGCCAATAGGCGCCAACCCAGACTTGTAGCTAGTTTTAAGGCATCCGAAGGGGTGCCCTATGTAAGAGAGCCAGAGGAGCTTAGAATGAGCAAATGTGAAGTAACCGGAAAAGGTCCAGTTGTTAAAAACTTGGTATCCCACTCCAACATTAAAACAAAATCAACTGCTCTACCAAATGTTCAGAAAAAACGCATCTTTAGCCGCGTTTTGAACCAAATGGTAAGACTTTCAATCGCAGCTAGTGCTATCCGTGATATGGAGCACGTAGGTGGTTTTGATAATTTCATCCTTAATCAAGACGATTCCAAGCTTTCTAAAAGAGCTTTGACCGTTAAGATGAGAATCAAAAAGAAAATTTCTTCTAAGAACTAATTAAGGTTGGCCACAATGAAATTGAAAATCAAAAAAGGCGCGACAGTACAAGTTATCACAGGCTCTGACAAAGGTAAGAAGGGCACTGTTATCGCTGTAGACGCTACTGCAATGAAAATCCAAGTTCAAGGTGTGAAAGTACAAACACACTACGATAAAAAAGACGGTCTTTTGAAAAAAGAAGGCTTCATCGACTACTCCAACGTGAAGTTGGTAGAAGCTGCTTCTAAAGAGAAGAAGACTTCCAAAAAGGCTACTAAGTCTAAGTCCGCTTAGTCTTAAAGTCCGGTCCGTCGCATAGATTGACCGGGCAAAGTTTGCCTAAGACAAAGTCTAAATTTGGTCCTTAAGGCGATCTCTTCGTTTTAGTCTCTTACATAGCTGCGTAAAATCTAAGTTGGGTTTAGAAACATTAATTTCGCCCCACTTGTTAAAAGAGGAGAGCAGCTTGA is from Bdellovibrio bacteriovorus str. Tiberius and encodes:
- the rpsR gene encoding 30S ribosomal protein S18, with amino-acid sequence MKKTTRSKYRQEFSGDHVFDYKDPASLTRFIGDGGKITPSRISKLSVAQQKRVAAAVKKSRNLALLPSGSDSFDTFHRAEAISPVPFEI
- the rpmB gene encoding 50S ribosomal protein L28; amino-acid sequence: MSKCEVTGKGPVVKNLVSHSNIKTKSTALPNVQKKRIFSRVLNQMVRLSIAASAIRDMEHVGGFDNFILNQDDSKLSKRALTVKMRIKKKISSKN
- a CDS encoding KOW motif-containing protein, whose protein sequence is MKLKIKKGATVQVITGSDKGKKGTVIAVDATAMKIQVQGVKVQTHYDKKDGLLKKEGFIDYSNVKLVEAASKEKKTSKKATKSKSA